A genomic stretch from Oreochromis niloticus isolate F11D_XX linkage group LG11, O_niloticus_UMD_NMBU, whole genome shotgun sequence includes:
- the pigv gene encoding palmitoyltransferase ZDHHC18-A — MDVRAVLEFATVTRGLSLVLQAVLNAAIPDHDADAFRPPRTEDSLYLDSMVEWLFGGLSHWDAEHFLFIAERGYLYEHNFAFFPLFPVILRGLAETLLWPLSSWLSVRGRLLVAVALGNSALFLLSAVALHALSRIVLQDRRLALLSSLLYCITPANVFMTAGYSESLFAALTFGGLYLLEKGFIFRACLALSIATAARSNGLVNIGFLLYLPSLHAISQIRLYRATTKGHSKVFHYIWVIICLLLTSVLGTAIIALPFCAFQYYGYRTFCTPSTSLESIPPALLSIAERKGYRVPDENGPPPLWCMRPLPLLYSHIQDVYWDVGFLRYFELKQIPNFLLALPMATLGIIACYAYFQANPELCVRLGLWDTSANKGLDKPTPGFFNPRVFVYVVHSAVLLVFGTLCMHVQVLTRFMASSSPVPFWISAHLLLLNEPLLHRRKTSNPNVQLHSRNSCKHTPQNPIVALLPHFKACSSTTQSILGYFLSYWLLGLALHCNFLPWT; from the exons ATGGATGTGAGAGCAGTTTTGGAGTTTGCCACGGTAACCAGGGGCCTCTCTCTGGTTCTGCAG gCTGTCTTGAACGCTGCTATCCCTGACCATGACGCCGATGCGTTCAGGCCCCCTCGGACAGAGGACTCCCTGTACTTGGACTCGATGGTGGAGTGGTTGTTTGGCGGCCTCTCTCACTGGGATGCTGAGCACTTCCTCTTCATTGCCGAGAGAGGATATCTTTACGAGCACAACTTTGCGTTTTTCCCCCTCTTCCCCGTCATCCTCCGGGGTCTGGCAGAGACGCTGCTGTGGCCCCTGAGCAGCTGGCTGAGTGTGCGGGGGCGGCTGCTGGTTGCTGTGGCCCTGGGAAACAGCGCCCTCTTCCTGTTGAGTGCCGTCGCCTTGCATGCCCTCAGtagaatagttctccaggacAGGCGTCTTGCTCTGCTCTCCAGCCTGCTCTACTGCATCACACCCGCCAATGTTTTCATGACTGCTGGGTACTCGGAGAGCCTGTTTGCTGCTCTCACTTTCGGTGGTCTTTACCTCTTGGAGAAAGGATTCATCTTCCGAGCCTGCCTTGCCCTCAGCATAGCTACCGCAGCACGTTCAAATGGCCTTGTCAACATAGGGTTTCTGCTGTATCTTCCATCACTGCATGCCATTTCCCAGATTCGTTTGTATCGCGCCACAACAAAAGGCCACAGTAAAGTCTTCCACTACATCTGGGTCATCATCTGTCTGCTGCTGACTTCCGTCTTGGGAACTGCAATTATTGCCCTACCCTTCTGTGCTTTCCAATACTATGGTTATAGGACGTTTTGCACACCATCCACCTCCTTGGAGAGCATCCCTCCTGCTCTCCTGTCAATAGCTGAACGGAAGGGCTACCGGGTTCCGGATGAAAATGGTCCACCACCCCTCTGGTGTATGAGACCCCTGCCCCTGCTTTATTCTCACATCCAGGATGTATATTGGGATGTGGGCTTCCTCCGTTATTTTGAGCTGAAGCAGATACCCAACTTTCTTCTGGCTCTTCCTATGGCCACCCTTGGAATAATTGCTTGTTATGCATACTTTCAAGCTAATCCAGAGCTGTGTGTGAGACTCGGCCTTTGGGACACAAGTGCAAACAAAGGGCTTGACAAACCCACGCCTGGATTCTTCAACCCTCGAGTGTTCGTGTATGTGGTGCATTCAGCAGTGCTGCTGGTTTTCGGGACattgtgcatgcatgtgcag GTACTAACCCGATTCATGGCCTCTTCGTCTCCTGTACCATTCTGGATAAGTGCTCACCTGCTCCTCCTCAATGAGCCACTCCTTCATCGAAGGAAAACGTCAAACCCCAATGTGCAGCTGCATTCTAGAAATAGCTGCAAGCACACACCTCAGAACCCTATTGTTGCGCTCCTGCCACACTTTAAAGCCTGTTCTTCTACCACACAGAGCATCCTGGGATACTTCCTCTCTTACTGGCTACTGGGCCTTGCACTGCATTGCAATTTCTTGCCATGGACTTGA
- the zdhhc18a gene encoding palmitoyltransferase ZDHHC18a isoform X2, which translates to MPLLEEARREKRGLSVCAFSYLRTAYTMKNCEYQQIDPRALSVTPLSAQNLGEKKAQSPRRKWEVFPGKNRFFCDGRLILSRQSGVLPLTMGLIVVTCGLFFTFDCPFLVKHLTVFIPVIGGVLFVFVVISLLRTSFTDPGILPRATPDEAADIERQIDTSGSSTYRPPPRTKEILINQQVVKLKYCFTCKMFRPPRTSHCSLCDNCVERFDHHCPWVGNCVGKRNYRFFYSFIISLSFLTSFIFGCVITHITLRSQEGKSLVQAIQESPASVVELVICFFSIWSILGLSGFHTYLVASNLTTNEDIKGSWSSKRGAEESENPYTYNSIITNCCVTLCGPMPPSLIDRRGFLPPDEPIPAASASDIELPPFRAKNDANMEENCQDFSLSCTA; encoded by the exons ATGCCTTTGTTG GAAGAAGCACGACGAGAAAAGAGaggtctgtctgtgtgtgcctttAGCTACCTCCGAACCGCTTACACGATGAAGAACTGCGAGTACCAGCAGATAGATCCACGGGCGCTGTCGGTGACCCCGCTGTCGGCGCAGAATCTCGGGGAGAAGAAGGCGCAGTCGCCCCGGAGGAAATGGGAAGTGTTCCCCGGGAAGAACAGGTTTTTCTGCGATGGGCGACTCATTCTTTCCCGACAGAGCGGTGTCCTTCCTCTGACAATGGGCCTTATTGTTGTCACCTGTGGCCTTTTCTTTACATTTGA TTGCCCGTTCCTGGTGAAGCACCTGACCGTCTTCATACCTGTGATCGGCGGGgtgctttttgtgtttgtggtcaTCTCCCTGCTGAGAACCAGCTTTACCGATCCAGGCATTTTACCCAGAGCCACTCCAGATGAAGCTGCAGACATAGAGCGGCAGATAG ATACCTCAGGATCCTCTACATACCGCCCTCCTCCGCGGACCAAGGAGATCCTCATCAACCAGCAGGTGGTAAAGCTCAAATACTGCTTCACCTGTAAGATGTTCCGCCCTCCTCGCACCTCCCACTGCAGCCTTTGCGACAACTGTGTGG AACGATTTGATCACCACTGTCCATGGGTGGGAAATTGTGTGGGAAAACGCAATTACCGCTTTTTCTACAGCTTCATCATCTCCCTGTCTTTTCTCACGTCTTTTATATTTGGCTGTGTCATCACACACATCACCCTGC GTTCTCAAGAAGGTAAAAGCCTCGTTCAAGCCATTCAAGAGAGCCCTGCAAG TGTGGTGGAGTTGGTGATTTGTTTCTTCTCCATCTGGTCTATTTTGGGCCTCTCAGGCTTTCACACCTACTTAGTAGCTTCTAATCTCACCACAAATGAAGAT ATAAAGGGATCCTGGTCAAGTAAAAGGGGTGCAGAGGAGTCTGAAAACCCATACACTTATAACAGCATTATAACTAACTGCTGCGTAACGTTATGCGGCCCCATGCCTCCGAG TCTGATCGACAGAAGAGGTTTCCTTCCTCCGGATGAGCCGATCCCTGCTGCTTCTGCCTCAGATATAGAGCTGCCCCCCTTCAGGGCCAAGAATGATGCAAACATG GAGGAGAACTGTCAGGACTTTTCTTTGTCCTGCACAGCCTGA